A portion of the Candidatus Poribacteria bacterium genome contains these proteins:
- a CDS encoding NTP transferase domain-containing protein, translating to MKGVVLAGGLGTRLYPITKVVNKHLLPIWDKPMIYYPIQTLVNAGITEILIVLGGNTAGEFIKLLGDGKELGIRSLYYAYQRGEGGIADALLLAEGFVGDDRSVVILGDNVIEGNIIGPVERFKRQRSGARILLKEVPDPQRFGVIEIDEAGKPIRIIEKPQNPPSNLAVTGIYMYDARVFDMIKTLKPSERGELEITDVNNMYIHLGEMEYDFLEGWWMDAGTFESLLQTSTLVAKTGANKVKIEDRGLR from the coding sequence CTGAAAGGGGTTGTTCTGGCAGGGGGATTGGGGACGAGGCTCTACCCGATAACGAAGGTTGTCAACAAACATCTCCTGCCGATCTGGGACAAACCGATGATCTATTATCCCATTCAAACGTTAGTTAACGCCGGTATAACGGAGATACTGATCGTCTTGGGAGGCAACACGGCGGGCGAGTTCATCAAGCTTCTAGGCGATGGCAAGGAGCTCGGTATCAGATCCCTCTATTACGCCTATCAGAGAGGAGAGGGAGGGATAGCCGATGCGCTCCTGCTCGCCGAAGGCTTCGTCGGAGATGACAGATCCGTCGTCATACTCGGAGATAACGTTATAGAGGGAAACATCATAGGGCCGGTGGAGAGATTCAAAAGGCAGAGAAGCGGCGCTAGGATACTGCTGAAGGAGGTGCCCGATCCTCAAAGATTTGGGGTGATCGAGATCGATGAGGCGGGCAAGCCGATCAGGATCATCGAAAAGCCCCAAAACCCACCTTCAAATCTGGCGGTTACCGGAATCTACATGTACGATGCCAGGGTGTTCGATATGATCAAGACCCTGAAACCCTCCGAACGGGGGGAGCTTGAGATCACCGATGTTAACAACATGTATATACATCTCGGCGAGATGGAATACGATTTCCTTGAAGGTTGGTGGATGGACGCCGGGACGTTTGAATCACTGCTTCAGACCAGCACCCTTGTGGCGAAAACAGGGGCTAACAAGGTCAAGATCGAGGATAGGGGTTTGAGATGA